In Caldalkalibacillus salinus, the following proteins share a genomic window:
- a CDS encoding AHH domain-containing protein, with protein sequence ELTNANLGKPPVADPITGLNAHHIVAAGAKNADAALSRKILSHFGIDVNLAANGVWLPKRIFTLQLTGL encoded by the coding sequence ATGAATTAACCAACGCAAACTTAGGGAAACCTCCTGTCGCGGACCCAATAACAGGTTTGAATGCTCATCATATTGTTGCTGCAGGGGCTAAAAACGCTGATGCTGCTCTATCCAGAAAAATACTATCGCATTTTGGTATTGATGTTAATTTAGCTGCAAATGGTGTGTGGCTTCCAAAAAGGATATTCACACTACAACTTACCGGATTATAA
- a CDS encoding AHH domain-containing protein, giving the protein MLVVATHNGGHTKNYYEYVYKQLERMDLKHGHLPLSQKQLIAADVLQGIREDLMRGRLFIGRYTEN; this is encoded by the coding sequence ATGTTAGTTGTAGCTACTCATAACGGTGGTCATACAAAGAACTATTACGAGTATGTTTATAAACAACTCGAAAGGATGGACTTAAAACACGGCCATTTACCTTTATCACAGAAGCAATTAATAGCAGCAGATGTACTCCAAGGTATACGGGAGGATTTAATGAGGGGCAGATTATTTATTGGTCGTTATACTGAAAATTAG